The Podarcis muralis chromosome 8, rPodMur119.hap1.1, whole genome shotgun sequence genomic sequence gccaggaggtgatgggaccagtggccatgatcttcgtttttttgatgttgagcttcagaccatgttttgcgctctcctctttcaccctcattaaaaggttctttaattcctcttcactttctgccatcaaggttgtgtcatctgcatatctgaggttgttgatatttcttccggcaatcttaattccagtttgggattcatccagcccagcctttcgcatgatgtattctgcatggCGAAAACCAGCTTTAAATGCTAGCAGCCAAAATGGCCAATTGCACACCCCTGCAACTTGGCGTTTACCTAGTACTTTGAAGAACTGAAAGGGCTTCACAAACATTACATtaatatcctacccttcctccaaaaaggtcaaagcagcatacatggctctccttccctgcaTTTCATCCAGACAGCAGTCCCGTGAGGTAGGCAAGGATGAGAGATGGTGACCCACGCAACAAGATCGGCCAATGAGATCCACAGCTGTGTGagaatttgaacccaagtctccctAGACACTATAACCAATGTGCTACAGCAGTGCTATAGAAGAGACCAGTTATCACCCCAACTTAAGACCAAGAGACAATCACTTGCCTAAGGCAGCCTACAATGTTGAATCATGGTCAAGATTTGGAGCAGCAACCTCTCAGATTTATTCTCTGGGCCAATTACAACCCAACTCACGACCACATCAATGGGAAAGGTAAGACTGGGGTGAGTGGAAGAGCACCCCAAGTTCCTCAGAGAGAAAAAGTGGAGTAAAaaaaattcataaataaataacccagagCTAGAGCAGCACCCCTCTTCTTAAAGTTGCATTTATCACATAATACTATTTCTTTTATAGCAATATCTATGTGTATGGTGCCTTACAAACAAGTTAGACAGGTCCCTGCCCTAAaagggcttacaatctaaaacagACAGAGGGAAACAACATAGGGGGGTGGGGCAcaaatggcagcatttttgtgtaccCATTTAGAGGTGTTTAAATATTGTTCTACACATACAGCTAGATTAATAAATACGCCACTATTTTAATTCCATTTGAGTTCAATGACTTTTAAGCAACCACCTTTCACGTTTTTTTTCCTTTAGCTTTTTGAATGCTATCCATGCTGTCttaatttgtgtaagctgccttgatacCTGgtcgggaggggggggagagaaagggtggtataaacaaagaaataacaacaataattttctagccaggaaagaaaggaagaggaagtgcAAGGGAGGTGGACCAGGCGATCCCTAAGGAATCTCCTCCCGATTCTGCAATTCTACCTATAAAAGGGCCTCTTTCCTAACCCGCCTCCTGCTTCCATACATTGGGGAGGGAGtaaggaaaaaaaatcacaataaaaccaggaaaataacataaaaacccTGAATCaaagggggtcagactagatggccccctgggttcccattccACCTGTAAGGGGCGcgcttcttcccccctccctcctgcttccatattgggagggggggagagaagagaaatagAGCAGAGGCTGCAACTGGCGGTCCAAAGTCAGGCCCCCGCGGTGCATGATGGGACGTGGGGAGGGGAAGGCTTCAGGTCAAGCCCATTTTTGAAATATCAGggcccccccccgcttttttgcCGGTAAAGCGTCGCCTAGCAACCGCttctcaactcccccccccccgtgagaaGAAATGGTCTCTACTCACGCAATAACCGTTAGGTGAGAGGAGGGAAACggtacttttgggggggggggacccgagAGGAAGAACCAGCAGCTGCTCCGCTCCGCGCGGTCTCCGCCTGAGGAAAGAGAGAAGGCACGCGCCGCGCGGGGGGTTCTGGGAACGCGGCTGCTCGGGGCGCGCCATCCCCGCTtggaaatggggggggagggaatgggtgCAAGGAAATGAAAAGGAGGAAGTTGGAGAGCCGCGGAGCAAATGGAGTATGGAATGGTTTTTTTAAGGCGGGGTTAATAATCTTACTAACAGTCAACAATGTGCAGGTGAAGTTAatccgttttcttttcttttcttccccccctACCAGAGGGGTCGTCAATGGAATAGCCCAGTCCGGTGAAAGTGGgtgaggggagtgaaaggcaaaaCAGGATGACGGCAGCGTGAGGCTTTTAGCTTCTTTTTAGAAAGATAaattttgttaggtttttttttaaggcaacatATCCGGTGAAACAGACTTGCGGATTTTAGAAGGCAGAAATCCCAGTTTCTTTCACtggactatcccccccccccggattcgaCGGGTTGGAACGATCCAAAAGAGAGCATGAGAGAGTCCAACAGACCGCAAAACATGGGGGAGAGcagcagaggagaggaagatTCCATGGAAAAGGGTGGGGGGACGGAAAGGGAGCTGTCCCGCGGCGCATGCGCCTTCTAAGCCGGCCTGCCCTATCGGAAGGCGAGAGAGGCAGAGAAGACAAAGGCGGCCGCTCCGCCCCTCCTGCCCCTCCCTCGCTTTTCAGCTCTCCCCGGATATAACGCGCCCCGcttttcccgcccccccccataaGCCTCCCTCTCGTTTGTTTGGGGCACTTCCTCAGGGGGAAGGAAGTGAAAGGAGCCCGCCATGGCAGGGGGGCAAGGTGCCCTCCTCCCTGCAATGGAAGGGATCGGGGCCCCAGGCAGCCCTGGGGGGGACCAGGCCTCCCCCATGAAACAGCCACCAGCGACAGGTGAGCCTGCAGGCTCCTCGCTCCCGCCTTGCGGCAAGCCCGACGACGACCTTGCGAGGCGGGCCCCCCGTGCCGCCCCATCTTCCCCGCTGCCGGCGTCCAAGATGGCTTTCCGCCGGGCCTACTCCATCAAGGACAAGCTGCAGGCCATCGAGCGCGTGAAGAGGGGCGAGCGGCAGGCCTCGGTGTGCCGGGACTTCGGGGTCCCCGGCGGCACCCTCCGCGGCTGGCTGAAGGACGAAAGCAAGCTGCGCTGGTTCCTGGACCAGTTAGGGGGCGAGGTGGGCACCCACCGCAAGAAAATGCGCCTGGCCAACGAGGAGGAGATTGACCGCGCCGTCTACACGTGGTTCCTCGCCTTGCGCCAGCACGGCGTGCCGCTCTCCGGACCCGCCATCCAGGCCCAGGCCGAAGCCTTTGCCCGGCAGATCTACGGGCCCGAATGCACCTTCAAGGCCAGCCACGGGTGGTTCTGGCGGTGGCAGAAGCGGCACGGCATTTCCAGCCAACGTGAGGGGGGTGGCCTAGGGGCGGCGGGCGACACGCCTGCCCTCCGAACCGAAGCGGACGCTGCTTCCCCCTGCTCTGCCTTCTCCGACCATACCCGGCCGCCCAcggctgctgcgccaccagacgAAGGCGGCTACAGCGACGACCAAATCTACAACGCTAACATGACCGGGCTTTATTGGAAGCTGTTGCCTGGCCAGGCGCGACTGCCGCAGCCTCTCCCATCGTGGGTGGGAAACGGGGTCACGGTCTTGCTCGCCGCAAATCTAACCGGCTCCCATAAGCTGAAACCGCTGGTCGTGGGAGGCCTGCGGGACCCTCCTTGCCTCCGGTGCCGCAAGAGGGAGACACTCCCAGCTTGCTACCGCTACAGCCCCCGGGCCCGGCTGGACCGCTCCCTGCTGCGGATTTGGTTCTTCGACGATTTCGTGCCTAGCGTGAGGTGTTTTTTGCGCCGCAGCTGCCTCCAGCAGAAAGCCGTCCTCCTGCTCAGCTGCGCCTCCGCGCACTCCGAGGAGTCGCCCCATCTTCAAACTCCGGACGGGTCTATCCGAGCGCTCTTCCTTTCCAAGGCAGCAGGAGggtctttgggaggcagaggcCGGATTTTGCCACCGCTGGAACAAGGCGTTGTGTCGGCCTTCAAGCTGCTGTACAAGCGGGAGTTGTTGCGCTTGGCTGTGGCCTGCCTAGCGAGAGGAGCAGCTGTGGGGGAGTCCGAAAAACCTGGCGGAGAGCTGGACTTTGGCCGCTCTTTTCTCCTGGAGGATATGCTCTGCCTAGCTGGCCTGTCTTGGGATCTCATCCCGGCTGGATCCATTGAGAAATGTTGGCTGCTTGGCTTGCGTGCCGCCTTTGAGCCCCACTCTGGAGGCGAAGAGGAGGAGTCGGGAGAGGCCTCTGCAGGTGTGGACAACCTGGACTTCGCTGACCTCGTACACCTGGCTGCCCTTACCTGCAAACGGCTGGTTCCGGAAGAAGTGGCCGATTGGCTCCACTTAGATGATGTCATTCCGGACACAGAGGAAGGGGaaggcgaggaggaggaagaaacagtTGGGACAAGAGATGGTGGAGGTGGTGGGAGTGATGAAATGGGAGATACTCCGCTGCCCACTGCCCGGGAAGCAATACAAGGCCTCCAGAAGGCTTTGCGCTGGCTGGAGAGCCAGGATCCCCAGGAAGTTGGGACGCTGAAGGTGGTCCAGCTCCGGTCCTTCATCAGCATGGCACAAAGGCTGCAGAAGGCAGCTGAACCCAACTCTTGGCAAGGCGGCTCAGAGCAAAACAGCTAATCAGATTATTGCACTCACCTACATATCTGGTGGAAGTGTTTACTCTTTATGCAGCAATAGGGGATTGTGCCGTGTGCCCATAATCACTGGGAAGTACAAAAATGGCACAATCAGGGCAGAACAGGAtagttccttccccctccctatgAGCATTGGGGTGAGGCTGTTAAAGGGGCTCGACTCCCCAAGTTCTGGGGGTTGGAAAAAGTGGCTATTAACAGCAGAGGGGCAGGAGGGGTACCTCTGCTCCCTAAACCGTTTGCTCAGGGTGCAATTCTTGCCTGTTGCCTATGGTGGAACCACATGGACTTCCTTCTTACTTAGAATTTATGCATGGCGGAGGTTTCCTTTCAAACAGACTCTACGCAGGGTAAAACTAAAGACTTCTCCTGTCCAGCAAACAGGTTGAAAAAGTTGTCCCAAGGTGGAGACAATCTCGCTGCTAGTTCAAagtggttcgggggggggggtgctccctGCAAAAGGGGTGGGGAGTTTGCAGTGGTTTTCCAGTGTCAAACAAAAGATTGAGGTGTGAGTTGGCCATGTAGGCATACTTGAATAGAAAAGGGAATGTGCAGAAGCACAGCAGGGCTCTAGAATTCAAATGTTACCTAAAAAGCAGAGTTatgtattgtcaggggttcagggacagaggcacaggtgagggaggagacggagagcgagggggaagaatcccagggcagcgaggaagaggatgacaatgacttgagggattccatgagtctttcaagtgaatcggaggattcccagaagggggcgcctgtggtcaggccaaggggaatcacaggggggactcgtcaggagcaggggaccagcgggggaacccagagtgggagctgggggtcgggaccggcttctccgccagagcgcagtgaagggggtggagattccagagtgacaggggaagcaggtccgaaagcagagagggaaaggAGCAGAGCTGTGCAATGGGAAGAGCGCCTAGGCAGGAGTATAGTACTCTCTAATTTTATGCCATCCACAGCGTCAGAACAGACTATTTGGTAACTCCCCTCACCCA encodes the following:
- the TIGD5 gene encoding tigger transposable element-derived protein 5, which translates into the protein MAGGQGALLPAMEGIGAPGSPGGDQASPMKQPPATGEPAGSSLPPCGKPDDDLARRAPRAAPSSPLPASKMAFRRAYSIKDKLQAIERVKRGERQASVCRDFGVPGGTLRGWLKDESKLRWFLDQLGGEVGTHRKKMRLANEEEIDRAVYTWFLALRQHGVPLSGPAIQAQAEAFARQIYGPECTFKASHGWFWRWQKRHGISSQREGGGLGAAGDTPALRTEADAASPCSAFSDHTRPPTAAAPPDEGGYSDDQIYNANMTGLYWKLLPGQARLPQPLPSWVGNGVTVLLAANLTGSHKLKPLVVGGLRDPPCLRCRKRETLPACYRYSPRARLDRSLLRIWFFDDFVPSVRCFLRRSCLQQKAVLLLSCASAHSEESPHLQTPDGSIRALFLSKAAGGSLGGRGRILPPLEQGVVSAFKLLYKRELLRLAVACLARGAAVGESEKPGGELDFGRSFLLEDMLCLAGLSWDLIPAGSIEKCWLLGLRAAFEPHSGGEEEESGEASAGVDNLDFADLVHLAALTCKRLVPEEVADWLHLDDVIPDTEEGEGEEEEETVGTRDGGGGGSDEMGDTPLPTAREAIQGLQKALRWLESQDPQEVGTLKVVQLRSFISMAQRLQKAAEPNSWQGGSEQNS